A genome region from Penicillium psychrofluorescens genome assembly, chromosome: 3 includes the following:
- a CDS encoding uncharacterized protein (ID:PFLUO_005582-T1.cds;~source:funannotate) produces the protein MVYIGIPKNYTTSPSSFAGTSLTINHEATQDLDSSGAFEGPEKLLEVWFAPSAADLGGAGPDGLKKVPGEIWKDMLDLVNCQVLSVVSSEDVDAYLLSESSLFVWPHKLILKTCGTTTLLSGLPRILEIATLFAGFPRATAPPSRGISVAAAPYRVFYSRKNYLFPDRQRGPHRSWRDEVRNMDKLFLNGSAYMIGKMNGEHWYLYLTEPHTLLTPPASPQEAEEAVTETKILSFPGEKVPAVDCEEYDETLEVLMTDLDEDNAKQFFLDNATAVAEKSYRNFDKDEGAEHVDVFSNTSSDLDSPDVDGGRFLPTELTTEGHALGTVVSESCGLSDVYPKTQFPDARIDAYLFTPCGFSANGVVPAPDGKSPTHYFTVHVTPEPQCSYASFETNVQHSQTGQTTAGIIQQVVNIFKPGRFSVTLFETKPAIDEVADEASGFHDTTYVHRQALRRSAKMEQIEGYRRVDRIVHDLNGYDLVFRYYERNDWKGGAPRIGEKGLC, from the exons ATGGTTTACATCGGTATTCCCAAGAACTATACCACTTCGCCGTCCTCATTCGCCGGTACTTCATTGACCATCAATCATGAAGCCACTCAGGACCTAGACTCGAGCGGTGCCTTTGAAG GTCccgagaagctgctggaggtgtGGTTCGCCCCCTCTGCCGCTGATCTGGGTGGCGCTGGTCCGGACGGCCTGAAGAAAGTGCCCGGTGAGATCTGGAAGGACATGCTGGATTTGGTCAACTGCCAGGTGCTCTCGGTTGTCTCGTCTGAGGATGTGGACGCCTACCTCCTGTCGGAATCTAGCCTGTTCGTCTGGCCGCACAAACTGATTCTCAAGACTTGCGGCACTACGACCCTGCTGTCGGGACTGCCTCGCATCTTGGAGATTGCCACCCTGTTTGCAGGGTTCCCACGCGCGACGGCTCCGCCCTCCCGTGGGATCTCGGTGGCTGCGGCACCTTACCGGGTCTTTTACAGCCGGAAGAACTACCTGTTCCCCGACCGCCAGCGTGGCCCCCACCGCAGCTGGCGTGATGAGGTCCGAAATATGGACAAGCTGTTTCTCAATGGAAGCGCTTACATGATTGGCAAGATGAATGGAGAGCACTGGTACCTGTACCTGACTGAGCCTCACACTCTGCTCACGCCCCCAGCCAGCCCTcaggaggctgaggaggcTGTGACCGAAACCAAGATCCTCAGCTTCCCGGGTGAGAAAGTCCCCGCCGTGGACTGTGAGGAGTATGATGAGACTCTAGAGGTCCTGATGACCGATCTCGACGAAGACAACGCGAAGCAATTCTTTCTGGACAATGCCACTGCCGTGGCCGAGAAGAGCTACCGCAACTTCGACAAGGATGAAGGTGCCGAGCACGTGGACGTCTTCAGCAACACGTCCTCCGATCTGGATTCTCCGGACGTTGACGGCGGTCGTTTCCTGCCCACTGAGCTGACCACCGAGGGTCACGCTTTGGGTACCGTCGTCTCTGAGTCCTGCGGTCTGTCGGATGTCTACCCAAAGACCCAGTTCCCGGACGCGCGTATCGACGCCTACCTGTTCACTCCGTGCGGCTTCTCCGCCAACGGCGTGGTGCCCGCACCGGACGGCAAGTCTCCGACCCACTACTTCACCGTGCACGTCACGCCGGAGCCGCAGTGCTCGTACGCGTCCTTCGAGACCAACGTCCAGCACTCGCAGACCGGCCAGACCACCGCCGGTATCATCCAGCAGGTtgtcaacatcttcaagCCTGGCCGCTTCAGCGTGACGCTGTTTGAAACCAAGCCTGCCATTGACGAGGTTGCCGACGAAGCCAGCGGCTTCCATGACACGACCTACGTCCATCGCCAGGCTCTTCGTCGCTCTGCCAAGATGGAGCAAATTGAGGGCTACCGTCGTGTCGACCGCATTGTCCACGACCTGAACGGCTATGATCTTGTGTTCCGCTACTACGAACGCAACGACTGGAAAGGGGGGGCCCCGCGGATCGGGGAGAAGGGTCTCTGCTAG
- a CDS encoding uncharacterized protein (ID:PFLUO_005583-T1.cds;~source:funannotate), whose amino-acid sequence MSVWNPDNIRDVAESVGIANLNHDVTENLARDVEYRVAQVLEEALKSMRHGKRTVLTTQDISLALRVLDVEPLYGYESIRPLRFGEASLGPGQPLFYVEDEEVDFEKLINAPLPRVPREVSFTAHWLAVEGVQPSIPQNPSAADSRNLELVSKGPNANSTLAAMSGTGDVAVKPLVKHVLSKELQLYFEKVCSAFLDETSEDYRTSGYSSLREDPGLHQLVPYFVQFIAEKVTHSLKNIFVLTQVMHMAEALVQNKALYVDPYIASLVPSILTCLIGRQLGGATDLTEQFALRDLAASLLGLIAKKYSHSSHMLKPRLVRSCLKNLLDPSKPFGSHYGAILGLHAVGGAEVVRVLILPNLIDYSKLLADGFEDSARRPAAERVLAALLAVLASLNDGRPSLTNGHPGVVTEELRSRLTEQVGDLIADKIAEAGEVQLASVILEA is encoded by the exons ATGTCCGTCTGGAACCCAGACAATATCCGCGACGTTGCCGAGTCCGTCGGCATCGCCAACCTCAACCACGATGTGACCGAGAACCTGGCCCGCGATGTCGAATACCGGGTAGCGCAAGTGTTGGAGGAGGCTCTCAAGTCCATGCGCCATGGCAAGCGCACCGTCCTTACGACGCAAGATATCTCCCTTGCGCTGCGGGTGCTCGACGTGGAGCCGCTGTACGGCTACGAATCCATTCGCCCGCTGCGGTTCGGTGAGGCGTCGCTGGGACCCGGGCAACCGCTTTTCtatgttgaggatgaggaggtgGACTTTGAGAAGTTGATTAATGCGCCCTTGCCCCGGGTGCCTCGCGAGGTTTCTTTTACTG CCCATTGGCTCGCCGTTGAAGGCGTGCAGCCGTCCATCCCCCAGAACCCGTCCGCCGCGGACTCGCGCAACCTCGAGCTGGTTTCAAAGGGCCCCAATGCAAACTCCACACTAGCGGCCATGAGTGGCACGGGCGACGTCGCTGTCAAGCCGTTGGTGAAACATGTGCTCTCCAAAGAGCTGCAGCTGTATTTCGAGAAAGTCTGCAGTGCTTTTCTGGACGAGACCAGCGAGGACTATCGGACCTCTGGGTATTCCAGCCTGCGCGAGGATCCGGGCCTGCACCAGCTGGTGCCGTACTTTGTGCAGTTTATCGCCGAGAAGGTCACCCACAGCCTCAAAAACATCTTCGTGCTGACTCAGGTCATGCACATGGCCGAAGCCCTGGTCCAGAACAAGGCCCTCTATGTGGACCCCTAT ATCGCATCCCTGGTCCCCTCCATCTTGACGTGTCTGATCGGCCGCCAACTCGGTGGAGCCACTGACCTAACCGAGCAATTCGCCCTGCGCGATTTGGCGGCCTCGCTGCTCGGCCTCATCGCAAAAAAATACTCTCATTCCTCTCACATGCTAAAACCGCGACTGGTACGCTCCTGTCTGAAGAACTTGCTCGATCCTTCCAAGCCGTTTGGCTCCCACTACGGAGCTATCCTCGGCCTGCACGCTGTAGGAGGTGCGGAGGTGGTGCGTGTGCTTATCCTTCCCAATCTGATCGACTACTCCAAACTACTGGCCGATGGCTTCGAAGACAGCGCTCGTCGGCCGGCCGCCGAGCGGGTGCTCGCTGCCCTTCTGGCCGTGCTGGCATCGCTCAATGATGGTCGGCCGTCGTTGACTAATGGCCACCCCGGCGTTGTCACGGAGGAGCTCCGATCGCGCCTGACGGAACAGGTGGGCGATCTGATCGCGGATAAGATCGCGGAGGCGGGAGAGGTGCAACTGGCGTCAGTAATTCTCGAAGCCTAA
- a CDS encoding uncharacterized protein (ID:PFLUO_005584-T1.cds;~source:funannotate) encodes MADQKPVETVLAESQPATQDVAPGSSEQPAEPVATTTATSAEPAANEENIAPTTDEANNATDTDAGTSAAAKPEEQPAYLVKIPALVQFFDKLPALLASTGHGEMWGVPLKDRDDVPTVNVLIKFLRANDGNLPAAEEQLRKALAWRKEMDPLALVSTGKHSKLKFDGLGFVTNYEENGQPLVFTWNIYGAVKDMSATFENLDEFIQWRVALMEVAVQDLKMKDATTVIDYDGEDPYQMYQVHDYLNVKFLRMDPTVRAATKKTIEVFSTAYPELLREKFFVNVPAIMGWMFSAMKLILSRNTTRKFHPISNGVNLAREFPLGIAAQIPTVYGGKGPELSKGARSLALEDDTGVEAKDHAQTAVAKPAETAAPAVPAKDDEPAKEELAKDAPTVTEEATPAAAEVK; translated from the exons ATGGCAGACCAAAAGCCTGTAGAGACTGTTCTCGCGGAGTCTCAGCCGGCAACGCAGGATGTGGCCCCCGGCAGCAGCGAACAGCCCGCCGAGCCTGTCGCGACAACGACAGCAACCTCAGCCGAGCCAGCTGCAAACGAGGAAAACATTGCTCCCACAACCGACGAGGccaacaatgccaccgaCACCGACGCCGGGACTTCCGCAGCGGCCAAGCCTGAAGAGCAGCCTGCGTACCTCGTCAAAATCCCCGCCCTGGTGCAATTCTTCGACAAGCTGCCCGCCCTCCTGGCCAGCactggccatggcgagatGTGGGGTGTGCCCCTCAAGGACCGCGACGACGTGCCCACCGTCAACGTACTGATCAAGTTCCTGCGCGCCAATGACGGGAACCTcccggcggcggaggagcagctgcGCAAGGCGCTCGCGTGGCGCAAGGAGATGGATCCGCTGGCGTTGGTCTCTACGGGCAAGCATAGCAAGCTCAAGTTCGACGGCTTGGGATTCGTGACAAACTACGAGGAGAACGGGCAGCCGCTGGTGTTTACGTGGAATATCTATGGTGCGGTCAAGGACATGTCGGCGACTTTTGAAAATCTGGATGA GTTCATCCAATGGCGCGTCGCGCTCATGGAAGTCGCCGTGCAAGACCTGAAGATGAAAGACGCCACGACCGTGATCGACTACGACGGCGAGGATCCATACCAGATGTACCAAGTCCACGACTATCTCAACGTGAAGTTCCTCCGAATGGACCCCACCGTCCGGGCCGCGACCAAGAAAACAATCGAGGTCTTCTCGACCGCGTACCCAGAGCTCCTGCGCGAGAAGTTCTTCGTCAACGTCCCCGCCATCATGGGCTGGATGTTCTCCGCCATGAAGCTCATCCTGAGCCGCAACACCACCCGCAAGTTCCATCCGATCTCCAACGGCGTCAATCTGGCGCGCGAGTTCCCGCTTGGTATTGCGGCGCAGATCCCGACAGTCTATGGCGGGAAGGGTCCCGAGCTGTCGAAGGGTGCGAGGTCgttggcgctggaggatgaTACGGGCGTCGAGGCTAAGGATCATGCTCAGACGGCTGTGGCTAAGCCTGCTGAGACTGCTGCCCCTGCAGTGCCTGCCAAGGATGACGAGCCCGCTAAGGAGGAGCTCGCAAAGGATGCGCCCACGGTGACCGAGGAGGCCACTCCTGCTGCGGCTGAGGTCAAATAG
- a CDS encoding uncharacterized protein (ID:PFLUO_005585-T1.cds;~source:funannotate), which yields MTTAPHMPAKAHSTDAVHQRPRGILKNSHSFQAGSAAAAPVETAITPPSVPTIAEPPDTKDLTLQNTLQNAGRRRSSSTTGPGSSSRRQSSASAYDENSPRLKWDEANLYLTEQERTAKMKIDEPKTPYAPHYDPAEDEEELRLAEARESLIDVQDVVVDELDKTTKGGNHKKGASEDEIPDLELGEAEESMPDDLEDPRIYRDRSMSTDSHKGEKHVVVGAEANGGEAPSGDHLLNTEEAREKHRQFEKQRKMHYEMRNIKELLAHPEDEMEEDEDDVEPGPPPAVPQIPSHFRNGGP from the exons ATGACCACGGCACCGCACATGCCGGCTAAGGCGCACAGCACCGACGCTGTGCACCAGCGGCCAAGGG GCATCTTGAAAAACAGCCACTCCTTCCAGGCGggttctgctgctgctgcccccgTTGAAACCGCAATTACCCCACCTTCCGTCCCGACGATCGCAGAGCCCCCCGACACCAAGGATCTCACGCTCCAAAACACCCTGCAGAACGCAGGCCGGCGTCGGTCCTCGTCCACGACAGGGCCCGGCTCCTCGTCCCGCCGACAGTCGAGCGCCAGCGCATACGACGAGAATTCGCCACGTCTGAAGTGGGACGAAGCGAACTTGTACCTGACGGAGCAGGAGCGGACGGCCAAGATGAAGATCGACGAGCCGAAGACGCCCTATGCCCCGCACTACGATcccgccgaagatgaggaggagctgcggctggcggaggcgagGGAGAGCTTGATCGACGTCCAGGACGTGGTGGTTGACGAGCTGGATAAGACAACCAAGGGCGGGAATCACAAGAAGGGCGCCTCTGAAGATGAAATTCCGGACTTGGAGCTCGGTGAGGCTGAGGAGTCAATGCCCGACGACCTGGAGGATCCGCGCATCTACCGGGACCGCAGTATGAGCACGGACTCGcacaagggcgagaagcatGTCGTTGTCGGTGCGGAGGCCAATGGGGGCGAGGCGCCGAGTGGCGATCACCTCCTGAACACCGAagaggcgagggagaagCACCGCCAGTTTGAGAAACAGCGGAAGATGCACTATGAGATGAGGAATATCAAGGAACTGCTTGC TCACCCAGAGGAtgaaatggaagaagatgaggacgatgtcgaGCCCGGTCCCCCACCCGCTGTCCCTCAAATCCCCTCGCATTTCCGTAACGGTGGACCATAG
- a CDS encoding uncharacterized protein (ID:PFLUO_005586-T1.cds;~source:funannotate) — protein MGPGESGGSARSSPRIRPLDGQPVSRTTPVATTPNPSHSQVSLEDFATRYRQSQRKQVQRKRLEKRLRATKVSIGVSARMIRVGVSVQRGLVEALRNDDKTTFVALYHTFHDLHQSCSASDRRDDQQGSIDEPGPSSVSEVDHSPDFFHQLSPQSRTDLLEILRLVRSDSQFLVNRLRGLTSSQLAALSSPAAALDTSDPSYPSSSRGRAQSFLNRAQSPSTSFKDHALAFERTDPLPIMLCNIFAAPVDPDTPESRLRVEVWSSVCAQLMAQGSSRYYPLIGQILSTWAAGSNWKARPRFELYLMDILQTGAFLLEHIDPPSGLDFAAEPLDPLRTDVAEEFFASAVEGLFRVLDDPDAGFPRAILQFAKAVLRKLDTPEGRHRFLEFLFVQWFFSKFLYGALTYPESHGLLLDFHIAKDAREKLLGQVGLRAYSQVFAVLRSMHDQETPLEPGILRSKLDPISQSPSHHGSLFSTEARTVSLPEDGLGQKAARIRFELADLGDPDERLSLQHPSGEDWTIFSIASDGQGLTWSLLPDCKASPTKSSVIESDDDARSTTLGLEENHEALQTAIVRLVKENRPRDLDDDPFSPTLQPVHKSLRQRFNQAMASCHHDSDFVGAHYWWNAARQIRQSASDPSPTSVDDTWILGPMHDSCTRSLNHSQVVIERCEIDFVSLDQSLRRLQTQLKGLMTTVSRVRNKMWYMTDVKNSMRYEDAKHVAMALKTMIYSARLFNHFPDDSRSRGARSLGGSLFQKPELQVMNMMKAPSSQGGPNKLSDEQVDLTRKWLSHNGIENFCKGEERIHRFCYEVRNSISRLVGETMAEAPVLWASELFQAERAKYEGYGARAFPGLSMPNTPRPSTTASEDAMHAFQLHGTNLSVPDPVSRISQDNPSLGRKSSIQSLLSDKWKHPRDLPSIDLSSTGGSLGRAASTSTGDTYSTFWSAPHRHPMYAASASSIYSRSPSMFSEAATRLPRRTERKTHGKVVFMDDVRQTLTSLLLSDLGSPVWSCGSETDAWFTNTLDQTRIRVQMERRARIQKFYADYDERSKCVGDPQHASQKGRRSRSLDCLSGRARTTPIENAWSKKPLATSDADGQSSFSYQTVFHRLIEVFSRHGNPFVKLNALRDLRSLVIASLISSHEASCSTNRMRSSSSESESMRNRRSGASRPATRHSFSETTRATLPQADSFATSSSQPESVTSGCRQSDYSAPSEDQIVSTLRDLILEVKPKTLFRDLQFISAFVPSDQLNKTDRGTAFLQFGLAALSLKDEICNSMVEIADRIVSQELDRRHPLPGSEFYPRPGHAIEDAAGMWIITAKEGNAVAQRELAILYLTHPELLPRVTLPLTLPRDTFKAEMMYRRGKDSKSDPQSMCLALHWMQLSATGGDTLACNRLREREEFDSIA, from the exons ATGGGACCCGGTGAGTCGGGTGGCTCGGCCCGTTCCAGTCCCAGAATCAGGCCGCTCGACGGACAACCCGTGTCCCGGACGACTCCAGTGGCCACCACGCCGAACCCGTCACATTCCCAGGTTTCCCTGGAAGATTTTGCCACCCGGTATCGCCAGAGCCAGCGGAAACAGGTCCAAAGAAAACGCCTGGAAAAGCGCCTGCGCGCTACCAAGGTATCCATCGGCGTCTCAGCGCGCATGATTCGCGTCGGGGTCTCTGTGCAGCGCGGTCTGGTTGAAGCCCTAAGAAATGACGACAAAACCACTTTCGTTGCCCTGTACCACACGTttcatgatcttcatcaaTCTTGTAGCGCCTCGGACCGGCGCGATGACCAACAGGGTTCCATAGATGAGCCGGGACCCTCCTCGGTCTCCGAGGTGGATCATTCCCCGGATTTCTTTCATCAGTTGAGTCCCCAGTCCAGGACTGACCTTCTGGAAATATTGCGACTGGTTCGCTCGGATTCACAGTTCCTGGTCAACCGCCTGCGCGGCCTGACTTCATCCCAACTGGCCGCATTATCTTCTCCGGCTGCTGCGTTGGATACTAGTGACCCTTCGtatccttcttcatcccGCGGGCGAGCCCAGTCCTTCTTGAACCGTGCCCAGTCTCCCTCTACTTCCTTCAAGGATCATGCCTTGGCCTTTGAGAGGACCGATCCCCTGCCGATAATGCTCTGTAACATCTTTGCTGCTCCCGTGGACCCAGACACACCCGAATCCCGGTTGCGCGTGGAAGTGTGGTCCTCTGTCTGCGCCCAACTAATGGCCCAAGGTAGCAGTAGATACTACCCTCTCATCGGCCAGATCCTGTCCACTTGGGCCGCTGGTAGTAATTGGAAAGCCCGCCCCAGGTTTGAGCTTTACCTGATGGACATATTGCAAACTGGTGCCTTCCTCTTGGAGCATATAGACCCTCCGTCCGGCTTGGATTTCGCCGCCGAGCCCTTGGATCCACTGCGGACGGATGTTGCAGAAGAGTTCTTTGCTTCCGCTGTGGAAGGCTTGTTCCGAGTTTTGGATGATCCTGATGCTGGCTTCCCTCGTGCGATCCTGCAGTTTGCCAAGGCTGTTCTGCGCAAATTGGACACACCGGAAGGCCGCCATCGCTTTTTAGAATTCCTGTTTGTCCAGTggttcttctccaagttccTCTATGGCGCCCTGACATATCCGGAG AGTCATGGTCTTCTCTTGGACTTTCATATTGCAAAAGACGCCCGTGAGAAACTCCTGGGCCAGGTGGGATTACGAGCCTATTCCCAAGTCTTCGCTGTCCTACGCTCCAT GCACGATCAGGAAACTCCACTTGAGCCTGGGATCCTTCGTTCCAAACTTGATCCAATCTCGCAGTCCCCTTCACACCATGGTTCCTTGTTCTCAACCGAAGCACGAACTGTTTCGCTTCCGGAAGACGGTCTTGGCCAAAAAGCAGCTCGTATTCGCTTCGAGCTGGCAGACCTCGGGGACCCAGATGAGCGGCTAAGTCTGCAACATCCCTCGGGTGAAGATTGGACAATCTTCTCTATTGCTAGCGATGGCCAAGGTCTCACATGGAGTCTACTTCCGGACTGCAAGGCTAGTCCCACAAAGTCATCTGTTATTGAAagtgacgatgatgcccgGTCCACCACCCTCGGACTAGAGGAGAACCATGAAGCATTGCAGACGGCCATTGTCCGACTTGTCAAGGAAAACCGCCCTCGtgatcttgatgatgaccCTTTTTCGCCAACATTGCAACCCGTTCACAAGTCTCTGAGGCAACGGTTCAACCAGGCCATGGCGTCTTGCCATCATGACTCGGACTTTGTTGGTGCCCACTACTGGTGGAATGCCGCACGCCAAATACGACAAAGTGCGAGCGATCCTTCACCGACCTCCGTGGATGATACATGGATCCTGGGTCCAATGCATGATTCCTGCACTCGCTCTTTAAACCATTCCCAAGTCGTCATTGAGCGCTGCGAAATTGATTTCGTCTCTCTGGATCAAAGCCTGCGTCGTTTACAAACACAGCTCAAGGGCCTGATGACAACTGTTTCCCGAGTCCGCAATAAGATGTGGTATATGACGGATGTTAAGAATTCCATGCGCTACGAAGATGCGAAGCACGTGGCCATGGCTCTCAAGACCATGATCTACTCGGCGCGGCTCTTCAATCATTTCCCTGACGATTCTCGGTCCCGCGGTGCTCGATCGCTGGGTGGATCTCTGTTCCAAAAGCCAGAACTACAGGTAATGAACATGATGAAAGCACCGAGCAGCCAAGGTGGCCCGAACAAGCTCTCCGACGAGCAGGTGGATCTGACACGAAAGTGGCTATCCCACAACGGCATCGAAAACTTCTGCAAGGGCGAGGAAAGAATCCACCGGTTTTGCTACGAGGTCCGGAATAGCATCAGCCGACTGGTGGGCGAGACGATGGCCGAGGCGCCGGTACTTTGGGCGAGCGAACTGTTCCAGGCAGAGAGGGCAAAATACGAAGGATATGGGGCTCGCGCGTTTCCGGGATTGTCCATGCCCAACACTCCACGACCTTCAACAACCGCTAGTGAAGATGCGATGCACGCCTTTCAACTGCATGGGACAAATCTGTCCGTACCAGATCCAGTGTCTCGCATCTCCCAGGACAATCCGTCGCTAGGCCGCAAGTCCTCCATCCAAAGCCTCCTTTCTGATAAATGGAAACATCCGCGTGACCTTCCATCTATTGATCTGTCCTCGACTGGAGGCTCACTTGGCCGTGCGGCTTCAACGTCAACTGGTGATACCTACAGCACGTTCTGGTCGGCACCTCATCGACATCCCATGTATGCTGCTAGCGCGTCAAGCATTTATTCGCGGTCACCTTCCATGTTCAGTGAGGCTGCAACTCGGCTGCCCCGTCGCACCGAGCGCAAGACACATGGCAAAGTAGTATTTATGGATGACGTGCGGCAAACGTTGAccagtcttcttctcagTGACTTGGGCTCTCCAGTGTGGAGTTGTGGCAGCGAAACGGATGCCTGGTTTACCAACACCCTGGACCAGACACGGATCCGGGTGCAAATGGAGCGACGAGCTAGGATCCAGAAGTTCTATGCTGATTATGATGAGCGGTCAAAATGCGTTGGGGATCCACAGCATGCGTCTCAGAAAGGTCGGCGAAGCAGGTCTCTCGACTGTCTGAGTGGACGTGCACGCACTACACCCATTGAAAACGCATGGTCCAAGAAACCCTTGGCTACTTCTGACGCGGATGGCCAGTCGAGCTTTTCATATCAGACGGTGTTCCATCGGCTGATTGAAGTGTTCTCGCGTCATGGAAACCCTTTCGTCAAACTCAATGCGTTGCGGGATCTACGATCGTTGGTGATCGCATCACTGATCTCGTCACATGAAGCTAGCTGCTCAACAAATAGAATGCGATCGTCATCTAGTGAAAGTGAAAGCATGCGAAACCGTCGCTCTGGAGCCTCGCGTCCGGCGACACGCCACAGCTTCTCGGAAACGACCAGGGCCACACTCCCCCAAGCCGACTCATTCGCAACGTCCTCATCACAGCCAGAGTCTGTCACCTCTGGCTGCCGACAATCCGACTATTCGGCGCCGTCCGAGGATCAGATCGTGTCGACTCTGCGCGACCTGATTTTGGAAGTCAAGCCCAAGACCCTTTTCCGCGACCTTCAATTCATCTCGGCGTTCGTCCCCTCCGATCAGCTGAACAAGACCGATCGCGGCACTGCCTTCCTCCAATTCGGCCTCGCCGCGCTGAGCCTCAAGGACGAAATCTGCAACAGCATGGTCGAGATCGCAGACCGGATCGTCTCCCAGGAACTGGATCGGCGCCATCCGCTCCCCGGGTCCGAGTTCTACCCACGACCTGGCCATGCCATCGAGGACGCCGCCGGGATGTGGATCATCACTGCCAAAGAGGGGAATGCAGTCGCGCAACGCGAGCTGGCCATCCTCTACCTCACCCACCCCGAGCTGCTGCCACGCGTGACTCTGCCCCTCACTCTGCCGCGCGACACCTTCAAGGCAGAGATGATGTACCGCCGTGGGAAGGACTCCAAGTCCGACCCCCAAAGCATGTGCCTGGCTCTGCACTGGATGCAGCTGTCTGCCACGGGGGGCGACACTCTTGCGTGCAATCGACTCCGTGAGCGCGAGGAGTTTGATTCGATCGCGTGA